A single genomic interval of Hoplias malabaricus isolate fHopMal1 chromosome 7, fHopMal1.hap1, whole genome shotgun sequence harbors:
- the myoc gene encoding myocilin: protein MISSTMWTLTIVWISSLLMSTQAQATASLLRGNDRSGRCQYSFTVASPTEASCPSVGSGPEMESLKSRLGVLEVLVARLAGGEAQRTVAGTGLQEAYNQAMGEKAQLQQDKDRLSQQVADLQKRVAELQKEAERLRSRPCQQPPPPTIPQHDTGLRPAAGPAPSHMVSRPSRTQGDTSSLRDPSWQYGGPGYQELKAEVAEVPALTPGLTEVTTGCGELLYVGEPVTHRKADSIAGKYGVWMQDSEPVAPYGPGMVWRIDSVGSEVRQLFGYEDMEQLSRGFPTKVLLLPEAVESTGATMYRGSLYYQRRRSRTLIRYDLASESVAARRDLPHAGFHGQFPYSWGGYTDIDFAVDEEGLWVIYSTNKAKGAIVVSQLDPHSLEVKRSWETNIRKTTVANAFLICGRLYTVASYTSPNTTVNYSFDTATSQSKAISVPFKNRHRYNSMIDYNPTQRKLFAWDNFHMVSYDIRLGKKQ from the exons ATGATCAGCTCCACCATGTGGACCCTGACCATAGTTTGGATCTCCAGTCTGCTCATGAGCACCCAGGCTCAGGCCACCGCCAGCCTTTTGAGAGGGAATGATCGCAGTGGTCGTTGCCAGTACAGCTTCACTGTGGCTAGCCCAACGGAGGCCAGTTGCCCCTCAGTAGGCTCGGGACCAGAGATGGAATCCCTGAAATCCAGACTGGGGGTGCTGGAGGTTCTGGTAGCCCGTTTGGCTGGAGGGGAAGCACAACGCACAGTTGCTGGGACAGGACTCCAGGAAGCCTACAACCAGGCAATGGGAGAGAAAGCTCAACTTCAACAGGATAAGGACAGGTTGTCTCAGCAGGTGGCTGATCTCCAAAAGAGAGTGGCCGAGCTTCAGAAGGAGGCTGAGAGGCTGAGGAGCAGACCCTGCCAACAGCCACCTCCTCCCACTATACCACAGCACGACACTGGACTCCGACCTGCAGCTG GCCCTGCCCCTTCTCATATGGTTTCCAGGCCAAGCAGGACACAAGGAGACACAAGCAGCCTCAGAG ACCCTTCTTGGCAATATGGGGGCCCAGGATACCAGGAGCTGAAGGCTGAAGTGGCTGAGGTTCCCGCCTTAACCCCAGGTTTGACTGAAGTTACTACAG GCTGTGGTGAGCTGCTGTATGTGGGCGAGCCAGTGACACATCGTAAAGCAGACAGCATTGCTGGTAAGTACGGTGTGTGGATGCAGGATTCAGAACCTGTGGCACCATATGGCCCAGGAATGGTGTGGCGGATCGATTCAGTAGGTTCTGAGGTGCGGCAGCTCTTTGGCTATGAAGACATGGAGCAACTGTCCAGAGGCTTCCCTACCAAAGTTCTACTCTTGCCCGAAGCCGTGGAGAGCACAGGGGCCACAATGTATCGCGGCTCACTCTACTACCAGCGGCGCCGGAGCCGCACTCTCATACGCTATGACCTGGCCTCAGAGAGCGTGGCTGCCCGCAGGGACCTACCCCATGCGGGATTCCATGGGCAGTTTCCCTACTCTTGGGGTGGCTACACTGACATTGACTTTGCCGTAGATGAGGAGGGACTGTGGGTCATCTACAGCACTAACAAAGCTAAGGGAGCCATTGTGGTTTCCCAGCTGGACCCCCACAGTCTGGAAGTAAAGAGAAGCTGGGAGACTAACATCCGGAAAACCACAGTGGCCAATGCCTTTTTAATCTGTGGAAGGCTGTACACTGTGGCCAGCTATACCTCCCCCAACACCACAGTCAACTACAGCTTTGACACAGCCACCAGTCAAAGCAAAGCCATTTCAGTGCCCTTCAAGAACCGGCACCGCTACAACAGCATGATCGACTACAACCCAACTCAGAGGAAGCTTTTTGCCTGGGACAACTTCCACATGGTGTCGTATGACATTCGACTGGGGAAGAAACAGTAA